A window from Bosea sp. ANAM02 encodes these proteins:
- a CDS encoding M20 aminoacylase family protein: MTKLDAWLDQHHAAFTAIRRDIHAHPELGLEEVRTAKLVADKLREWGVEVTENVGKTGVVGVIRGNKPGRAVGLRADMDCLALDETTNLPYSSKNPGRMHACGHDGHTTMLLAAGRYLAENRDFEGTVNLIFQPAEEGRGGANAMLADKLFERFPCDAIYGLHNTPGMTPGSFGIAVGPFLAAADSWKVTFHGVGGHGGSQPHRSTDITYAQAHFVLGLQGIIGRNVAPLDTAVISVGYIHGGDVNASNVIPSELVIGGTARTYSQEVRDLVERRIAELAAATAQAWGCKAEAHYHRGTSPLVNEAEQVRIGVAAATAAVGAEKVNGQLRPGTGGEDFAEMMLVRPGAFMRIGNGVNPDGSFVGLHTPLYDFNDAIIPDGVRYWVGVVDQELGQARAAA; this comes from the coding sequence ATGACGAAGCTCGACGCCTGGCTCGACCAGCATCACGCCGCCTTCACCGCGATCCGCCGCGACATCCATGCCCATCCCGAGCTCGGCCTCGAAGAGGTTCGCACGGCCAAGCTCGTCGCCGACAAGCTGCGCGAATGGGGCGTCGAGGTCACCGAGAATGTCGGGAAGACCGGCGTCGTCGGCGTGATCCGCGGCAACAAGCCCGGCCGTGCCGTGGGCCTGCGCGCCGACATGGATTGCCTGGCGCTCGATGAGACGACGAACCTGCCCTATTCCTCGAAGAACCCGGGGCGGATGCATGCCTGCGGCCATGACGGGCACACCACGATGCTGCTCGCGGCCGGGCGCTATCTCGCCGAGAACCGCGACTTCGAGGGCACGGTCAACCTGATCTTCCAGCCGGCCGAGGAAGGCCGCGGCGGTGCCAACGCGATGCTCGCCGACAAGCTGTTCGAGCGCTTCCCCTGCGATGCGATCTACGGCCTGCACAACACGCCCGGCATGACGCCCGGCAGCTTCGGCATCGCCGTCGGCCCGTTCCTCGCGGCGGCCGATAGCTGGAAGGTCACCTTCCACGGCGTCGGCGGCCATGGCGGTTCGCAGCCGCATCGCTCGACCGACATCACCTATGCCCAGGCGCATTTCGTGCTCGGCCTGCAGGGCATCATCGGCCGCAACGTTGCCCCGCTCGACACGGCTGTGATCAGCGTCGGCTACATCCATGGCGGCGACGTCAACGCCTCGAACGTCATTCCCTCCGAACTCGTCATCGGCGGCACGGCGCGCACCTATTCGCAGGAGGTGCGCGACCTCGTCGAGCGCCGCATCGCCGAACTCGCGGCGGCGACGGCACAGGCCTGGGGCTGCAAGGCGGAGGCCCATTACCATCGCGGTACCAGCCCGCTGGTGAACGAGGCCGAGCAGGTGCGGATCGGCGTCGCCGCGGCGACGGCGGCGGTCGGTGCCGAGAAGGTCAACGGCCAGCTTCGGCCCGGCACGGGCGGCGAGGATTTCGCCGAGATGATGCTGGTGCGTCCGGGCGCCTTCATGCGCATCGGCAACGGCGTCAATCCGGACGGCTCCTTCGTCGGCCTGCATACGCCGCTCTACGATTTCAACGACGCGATCATCCCGGACGGCGTGCGCTACTGGGTCGGCGTCGTCGATCAGGAACTCGGGCAGGCCAGGGCGGCTGCGTAA